The nucleotide window GCTTTAGGACTTGCCTTCAAACAAGCCTTAGGAGAACCAAGAGGTATAAAGAGATTTGGTTATGCTTATGCTCCATTAGATGAGGTAATAACCATTCCTTTTTTCATCAagatgcatttttttttcttttttgcatAAGTCGTACATTTTTGTTTATTGGCGTTCCGTAGGCTTTGTCACGCGCCGTTGTTGACATTTCGGGAAGACCATTTGCAGATATTAATTTGGAATTAAAACGAGAAAAAATCGGTGAACTTTCTACTGAAATGATCCCTCATGTTTTATCGTCTTTCGCCACATCTGCAGGAATTACATTACACGTTGATGTGTTAAAAGGAAAGAATGATCACCACAGGTAAGCAAAAAGTTCTGCCGCtctataatattgaatttttcttatttttattaatttttcttaacataataatttaatttatagggCGGAATCCTCTTTTAAGGCTCTCGCCGTAGCATTACGACAAGCAATTGAAAGGACTGGAACAAATGACGTTCCTAGCACAAAAGGgtgtttataatataaaaaaaagatgtaaaataaaaacaatataacaGTAACGtgactttaatattatgaaatgaaagtaatgaaaatgaaattattgttgtctttaatcaattttttctattgCGCTTAATCTTTCCGGAAGAGGTGGATGTGAGAAATGATATGCCGAGTACCATGGGTCATTATTTAGATTtcccaaattttttatctgaattTTGATTAGACCCGAACGAAGTTGTACTCCATAGCCTAATTTTTTTGCGTAcgcatctaaaaaaaaaagatatatatatgttaataatttacaGTGTACGATCATGAAAATAACTTTGAAAAATAGTTACCGGCTTCGAATTCATGTTTTctacttaaaatattcatcaaaaaTGCAACAACATTCTCAACGGGCgcataaataaattgaaacaACATAAATCCAATCAATATTGGTTGTGTTTCAAACCCGAATGATCTATAAAGGGATGTGTTGTTGATAAATTGAGAAAATACaaagaaaaggaagaaatTGTGAATCTGggaaataataagaattttaacgGTATGATTCAGATACCAATGACCTAATTCATGACCTGTGAAAAATAACAGaattgttaataattcaattaaatgaaAAGTGAAAAGGACAATTAAGTAAAATCTGCCTATTAAACGTTATAAAAGCCTACCGACAATCGCCACTATTTCCCCATTATTAGCTTGTTCTATTAAAGTATCATATAGAACAATTcgtttatttttgaaaaatccgTAAAAATAGGCATTGGAATGTCCTGATCTTTTGCTACCAtctattacatataattttttaagtggAAAATTAATACGAGAAGCTAACGCTTCAATTTGTCCACGGAGTTCACCCTCCGGAAGTACTGTTACTTTGTTGAACAAAGGTTGAATAAGTGTTGGGTAAATAGTAAGTAAtatgaaagtaaaaattatcctaaaaaaaaaaattacttttaatttaattattaaacttaatatttaaatagtaaatataaagattCGACCTACATAAATATCCAAAcgtaaaaatagaaattttcacCACTCCATTTGATAATTTGCAAAACTAAAGATAAAATCGGAAGCCCTATAACACCGGCAATCAAAAATCCTTTAATCATGTCCATGAAAAATAACCCCAAAGTCATTTTGTTAAAGCCATGACGTTCTTCGATgacaaaagtaaaat belongs to Rhizophagus irregularis chromosome 13, complete sequence and includes:
- a CDS encoding imidazoleglycerol-phosphate dehydratase; protein product: MSLVRKATLSRKTNETDINVELCLDSAGNQEIDINSGIGFLNHMYHALAKHSGWSLSLTCKGDLHIDDHHSAEDTAIALGLAFKQALGEPRGIKRFGYAYAPLDEALSRAVVDISGRPFADINLELKREKIGELSTEMIPHVLSSFATSAGITLHVDVLKGKNDHHRAESSFKALAVALRQAIERTGTNDVPSTKGCL
- a CDS encoding imidazoleglycerol-phosphate dehydratase variant 2 yields the protein MFGFSRKSRNRYQFWHRIFKSSKHSGWSLSLTCKGDLHIDDHHSAEDTAIALGLAFKQALGEPRGIKRFGYAYAPLDEALSRAVVDISGRPFADINLELKREKIGELSTEMIPHVLSSFATSAGITLHVDVLKGKNDHHRAESSFKALAVALRQAIERTGTNDVPSTKGCL
- a CDS encoding imidazoleglycerol-phosphate dehydratase variant 3 translates to MYHALAKHSGWSLSLTCKGDLHIDDHHSAEDTAIALGLAFKQALGEPRGIKRFGYAYAPLDEALSRAVVDISGRPFADINLELKREKIGELSTEMIPHVLSSFATSAGITLHVDVLKGKNDHHRAESSFKALAVALRQAIERTGTNDVPSTKGCL